The DNA window GCAGTCCTGCTATCAGTCGAAAACTACGTGTGGATGGTCCTGCTTCACAGGTTGTACACAGGATGAGTACATGTCCCCATCATGCCCTGGTTGTACTTCGCAGCCTTCGTGTTCTTGCTGTGCTCGCACCTTGGCGCGGCGGCGGGTGTTGTGTACCGAGGCTTATTGCCTGGTCGCGACGAAGACGTGATCGGCGCGGGCATCGCCTGGGCTCGACTGAACCTCGGTGGCACGAACCAGGAAACGGTAGTGGAAACCTTCTACAAAGCGCAGGTCACCGCAACCGTCAGTATGCAGCCCGATATCCAGTACATCGCTAGTCCATCCGGAATCTACCGTGACGCGCTAGCGGTCGGGCTCCGATTCACTGTGACCCCGTAGCGCCGGTATCAGATCGAGATCACCCAAAACGGCAAGGGTGCGAGGTTGGCCATTAACAGCGCAGCACCTAGACACCCGTCGTGCTTTCGGTTGCATCGGTCTACGCGACTTAGCGAAATTGCTTCGCCGCAGTTTCCTCCAAATCTTGGACTACTTTGGACGGTAAGTGCAGCGAATGACTGCGTCAACAATTTCGAGGAGTGACAGGAGGTTCTGCAAGAAGCCAGTCCACCGGCTTTCGGCTGGCGAAGGATCCAAACACTGATGTGATATGCCGACGGCCTTGGAGTCGTCACCATGTCCAACAGCGTTGAAGCAATTTCAGTTAAGTATCTGACTGCCAAGAAACTCTCGGGCGGGACCCGCAAAGAATACAAGTCGACGGTCACCAAGTGGACTACCTGGGGCAACGGCGTTGATGTCGATCGGATCAATCGATCGCACATTCGCGATTTCTTGGACTGGGTTCACAACAAAGCTGCTGAGGATGGCGGTTCCAATCCGGGTCGCACTGCGAACAAGGCTCGAGAGAATCTTCGAGCCATCATGTCATGGGCCTGGGAGCAAGATTACGTTGCCAAGCTACCCCGATTCCCCAGTCCGAAACCGCAACGAGATGTTGCTGGCCGGCACTATCTGACGAAACCAGATCTCAACGCTCTCTACTTTGCCACATACCAACTGCCGCAATTGCGCGGCTGGAAGCAGCCTTTCACGGTTGGTCATTATTGGCGAGCCGCACTGGTCGTGTTCTTCAACTACGGAGTCGACACCGGGACTGTGTTCGGGTCCGCCGGATTTCATGAGCCGATATTGTGGCGACATGTGTCATGGCGACCAGAACCTCCGAATGGCCAAGGCAAGGAGTGTCGCTATGGTTGGCTGTACTACCGACGTGTGAAAACCAACAAGCAGTTTCACCGTCCAATGAACCGTGTCGTTCATGCGCACCTCAAGAGCATCCGCCCGGAGAATCCCCAGCCCGACGAGCCCGTCTTTGCGGGCGGCACGTCACGGCCCAACAAACAATTTCAATTGCTGTGTGAGTTGGCCCGCCTCAAGCCAAAGCAGGATGTGGAGACGGGTGAAGAGAAGCTCTGGGTTCTGAAAGATCTTCGCAAGACTTCGGCAACGTACTACGACGAGCACATGCCGGAATCGTCAATCGAGATCCTCGGACATTCTGTTGGCGGCGTGACGTATCGGCACTACGCACATCGCGACCCACTCGCTTTCAAAGCGATCATGTCACTGCCGCAGCCAACTGCGTTCACAGCGTTGCATCATGGATTCGATGGCGAGTGTCCCTGCTGCCGCAGAAGATTTCAGCAAGCCTGACCGGTGTCAGTTTGTTCACAGGAGCGTCGATGCCTCCGCGTAACCTGCGGAGGTGTCATGACCGAAGCTCCGAAGCCGTTTGGCTTCGTGCCATAGACTGGTCCACCCGACTGCAGTTGGCAGTTACTAAGCGGAATCTTATTGCGGTGATGTCCGCACCATTAGCCAGGGCGCGATGTTGCGACTTTCTTTGAAGCTCATGCTGGCTTGCGGAGGTCTTGCCGCGACGATTCGGATGGATATCTGGTGAGCCACCATCGATCTCATCGTGCTCCGGCGCGCAATTTGCTTTTTGCCTTAGGTTAGGATACAGATTGGTCATAGTCCAATCGAAATTGCTCGGAGGACGAGATGACGGAATCAGAGGATGGGGACAAGAAACGGAGCTCCGTGCTCGAATATCGGTTCGCAGTCCAAGCATAGGCTGGTCAATGGCTGCGGTAGTATCCGGCCTTTGCATTCTATTCGCGTGGCTGTCCCGGGACCGTGAATAGAGCATTAACTTGGGACGTGCAGGTATTTCGTAACGACGTAAGGTACTGAAGGCATGTTGAGAAATCTGGTACGGGTAAAGGAAGGCATCTTCACGATCGCGAACCTGTTCACACCGCAGGAATGCGAACAATGGATCGCGTTGAGCGAGTCGCTCTGCTACCAGCCGGCTCCGATCAACACTCAGTCCGGACCAGAGCGACAATTGGACGTTCGGAACAACACGCGCGTGCTGCTGGATGATGAGCAGAAATCCGATGAACTATGGCAACGCATCGCCCAAGATGTTCCCAACGTGGCAAAGGGTTGGACGTCGGTGGGACTGAACGAGCGAATGCGGTTTTACCGCTACGACGTCGGCGAGAGGTTCAGATGGCATGCCGACGGCATTCATCGACGAGAGAATGGCCAAAAGAGCTTTCTTACGTTCCTCGTCTACTTGAACGACGATTTTTCTGGTGGCGAAACCGCATTCAGCGGCGGACTAAAAATCAGGCCTCAAGTTGGCATGGCACTTCTGTTTAGTCACTGGCTCAAGCACATGGGCGCTGAAGTGCGGCAAGGCCGCAAGTATGTGTTACGGTCCGATGTCATGTTTGTGAAAACTGAACAGTAGATGCACATTTTGAGGAATTCGTTCTGCTATGAAACTTGGCATCATCACCGATATTCACGAACACGTCGAACAGTTGCAGGCAGTGCTGGATGAGTTGGACAAGCAAGCTGTCGACCAGATCGTTATGGTGGGCGATGTCGTTGAAACGGGTGAGCGAGTTGAAGAAACGTGCCAGTTGCTTTCCGATGCCGGTGTGATCGGCGTCTGGGGCAATCATGACTTTGGACTCTGCTACGAAGTCAGCGACGAGACTCGACGGAAATATAGCGATCTGGTGATCCAGTACATGGGATCGCTAGAGCCGCGTCTCAAAATCGGTGACTGCCTATTCACACACATCGAACCCTGGCTCGATCCTACCGTGCTTGAAGAGCTCTGGTTCTTTGGCGGCCCGCCGACTGGCGGCGAGCGTTTGGACCGCATTTTCGGCGCAGTCTCTAATCGATTGATTTTTACTGGACACTACCACCGGTGGATTCTCGCCTCACCGAAGGCAGTCTTGGATTGGAATGGAGGAACGTCTATTCAGCTGAATGATGGGCGTTACTTTGTCGTGGTGGACGCGTTGTTTGCCGGTCGCTATGCTATCCTGGACACGGAAACTTCCGAGCTTATGCCAGGATGTATAGCTTCAGCGCGACTCCGTCGCAACGCAAACCATCCATGAGCAACAATGAGCACCGGAAGTCTCAGGCCGTTTCGTGATGTATTCGCCCGTTGACAACCCTGCTGGATTGGTCGTTTTGGCGAGCCATTGAGCTCTGGAGTTGAGCATGAACGATCCTCGCGCCTCGCAGCTTCTCTGCGAAATGGAGGACCAAATCGCGTACTTCGAGACAATCGTGTCTCAGTACGCAAATGCGATGTTCGAACCAGAGCTTCGTCTCTCGCGACAGATCGTCAACCGATTTCGATCGGGAAGCTTTTCACCAGACCTGGTTGCTGATGAAATCAACTTCCTGGAAGATCACTACAACGGGATCGGATGGTCGGGTTTCCTTCATAATGTAGCCGAGTACCTCGCCTTGTTCGGAGAAGAGTGGGAAGTTGACCTGTGGGTCGATGAGGATACCAACCTTTGTTATGTGATCCTGCCAAAGGTTGTTCGGTTGAGTCCAGAAGATT is part of the Novipirellula artificiosorum genome and encodes:
- a CDS encoding carbohydrate porin, encoding MPWLYFAAFVFLLCSHLGAAAGVVYRGLLPGRDEDVIGAGIAWARLNLGGTNQETVVETFYKAQVTATVSMQPDIQYIASPSGIYRDALAVGLRFTVTP
- a CDS encoding tyrosine-type recombinase/integrase: MSNSVEAISVKYLTAKKLSGGTRKEYKSTVTKWTTWGNGVDVDRINRSHIRDFLDWVHNKAAEDGGSNPGRTANKARENLRAIMSWAWEQDYVAKLPRFPSPKPQRDVAGRHYLTKPDLNALYFATYQLPQLRGWKQPFTVGHYWRAALVVFFNYGVDTGTVFGSAGFHEPILWRHVSWRPEPPNGQGKECRYGWLYYRRVKTNKQFHRPMNRVVHAHLKSIRPENPQPDEPVFAGGTSRPNKQFQLLCELARLKPKQDVETGEEKLWVLKDLRKTSATYYDEHMPESSIEILGHSVGGVTYRHYAHRDPLAFKAIMSLPQPTAFTALHHGFDGECPCCRRRFQQA
- a CDS encoding 2OG-Fe(II) oxygenase, whose protein sequence is MLRNLVRVKEGIFTIANLFTPQECEQWIALSESLCYQPAPINTQSGPERQLDVRNNTRVLLDDEQKSDELWQRIAQDVPNVAKGWTSVGLNERMRFYRYDVGERFRWHADGIHRRENGQKSFLTFLVYLNDDFSGGETAFSGGLKIRPQVGMALLFSHWLKHMGAEVRQGRKYVLRSDVMFVKTEQ
- a CDS encoding metallophosphoesterase family protein, with product MKLGIITDIHEHVEQLQAVLDELDKQAVDQIVMVGDVVETGERVEETCQLLSDAGVIGVWGNHDFGLCYEVSDETRRKYSDLVIQYMGSLEPRLKIGDCLFTHIEPWLDPTVLEELWFFGGPPTGGERLDRIFGAVSNRLIFTGHYHRWILASPKAVLDWNGGTSIQLNDGRYFVVVDALFAGRYAILDTETSELMPGCIASARLRRNANHP